A genomic window from Populus alba chromosome 19, ASM523922v2, whole genome shotgun sequence includes:
- the LOC118056478 gene encoding ran-binding protein M homolog: MSSTTTSPTTNSTAINSNSKNGSNQDPGSYFIDVARQYSSPIGGETEPEPKELNTLNSSGGFLVVSTDKLSVKYPSVNLHGHDVGVIQADKPVPDKRLVYYFEIFVKNAGAKGQIAIGFTNQGFKMRRQPGWETNSCGYHGDDGNLYNGHGKGETFGPTFTTNDTVGAGINYASQEFFFTKNGAVVGGVYKDIKGPLFPTVAVHSQNEEIEVNFGQREFAFDLKEYERQEAMKQKSTVDKISLPPNISYGLVRSYLLHYGYEETLNAFDVASKSTIPPICIAQENGSGEQDIAYALTHRRTLRQLIRNGEIDTALSNLRDWYPQIMQDEKSAACFLLHSQKFIELVRVGALGDAVTYGRIELAKFFKLPPFDDLVRDCVALLAYEQPQKCSAGYLLEDSQREIVADAVNAMILLTDPNVKDSQSCLRSHLERLLRQLTVCCSERRSFNGDQGEVFHLHRVL; encoded by the exons ATGAGCTCCACCACCACTTCCCCAACCACCAACAGCACAGCCATCAATTCGAATTCCAAGAACGGCAGCAATCAAGATCCAGGCTCCTACTTCATAGACGTAGCACGGCAATACTCATCACCAATTGGCGGAGAAACAGAGCCTGAACCCAAGGAGTTAAACACGTTGAACAGCTCTGGAGGGTTTCTGGTTGTATCGACTGACAAATTGAGTGTTAAATACCCAAGTGTGAATCTTCATGGTCATGACGTAGGTGTTATTCAAGCCGATAAACCGGTGCCGGATAAACGacttgtttattattttgagatttttgtaAAGAATGCTGGTGCTAAAGGACAGATTGCTATTGGTTTTACTAATCAGGGTTTCAAGATGAGGAGACAACCTGG GTGGGAAACAAACAGCTGTGGATATCACGGGGATGATGGGAATCTTTATAATGGACATGGGAAGGGAGAGACATTTGGCCCAACGTTCACGACCAATGATACAGTTGGTGCTGGTATCAACTATGCTTCACAGGAATTCTTTTTCAC TAAAAATGGAGCGGTAGTTGGTGGAGTGTACAAGGACATAAAGGGCCCGTTGTTTCCTACTGTTGCTGTTCACAGCCAGAATGAGGA GATTGAAGTCAACTTTGGGCAGAGAGAATTTGCCTTTGATCTTAAG GAATATGAAAGACAAGAAGCTATGAAGCAAAAATCGACAGTTGACAAAATATCTTTACCGCCAAATATCAGTTATGG ACTTGTTCGCTCCTACTTATTACACTATGGCTATGAAGAGACACTCAATGCTTTTGATGTGGCTAGTAAAAGTACTATCCCTCCGATATGTATAGCTCAAGAAAATGGTTCTGGTGAACAGGACATTGCATATGCTTTAACACACAGAAGAACTCTTCGACAG CTAATCAGAAATGGTGAGATTGACACTGCACTCAGTAATCTTCGTGATTGGTATCCCCAGATAATGCAG GATGAAAAATCAGCCGCTTGCTTTTTGCTTCACAgtcaaaaatttattgaattagtccgg GTTGGGGCACTAGGGGATGCTGTCACGTATGGAAGGATTGAATTAGCAAAGTTCTTTAAGCTGCCCCCGTTTGATGATCTAGTTCGG GATTGTGTAGCCTTGCTGGCATATGAACAGCCACAAAAGTGCTCAGCTGGGTATCTTCTTGAGGATTCACAGCGTGAGATTGTGGCTGATGCCGTAAACGCCATGATTTTATTAACAGATCCCAATGTGAAGGATTCACAAAGCTGCTTGCGATCACATCTGGAGAGGTTGCTCAGACAGCTTACAGTTTGCTGCTCGGAGAGAAGGTCCTTTAATGGGGATCAGGGTGAAGTTTTCCACCTGCATAGAGTGCTTTAA
- the LOC118056479 gene encoding O-fucosyltransferase 9 isoform X1 produces the protein MFMVVTVVLRRRGLLLFAPLLYVAGMVLYMGSLNFDVNLKNGGVVVRKRAPPGTVYRSPKVFDKLWPYMEAESNGSHNALMKAWDPKLHQAWKPSGISNYSDAELPESNGFLIIEANGGLNQQRLSICDAVAVAGLLNATLVIPFFHLNSVWRDSSKFGEIFDEDFFIHALKNNVKVVRELPSDVLEQFDNNISSIVNLRVKAWSSPTYYLQKVLPKLRHMRAVRIAPFSNRLAHAVPPNIQGLRCLANFEALRFSESIRTLAEQMVDRMIKNSSQSGGKYVSVHLRFETDMVAFSCCEYDGGEEEKREMDIARESAWRGKFRRRGRVIRPGANRVDGKCPLTPLEVGMMLRGMGFDNTTSVYVAAGNIYKAEKYMAPLKQMFPRLETKDTLATTEELVPFKGHSSRLAALDYTVCLHSEVFVTTQGGNFPHFLMGHRRYLYGGHAKTINPDKRKLALLFDKPSIRWEVFKRQMQNMLRHSDVKGSELRKPSASLYTFPMPDCMCKQTEARQQDSDS, from the exons ATGTTTATGGTGGTGACGGTGGTTTTGAGGCGAAGAGGATTGTTGCTGTTTGCGCCATTGCTGTATGTTGCAGGGATGGTTTTGTATATGGGTTCTTTGAATTTTGATGTTAATCTGAAAAATGGCGGTGTTGTTGTACGGAAACGTGCACCTCCTGGTACGGTGTACCGGAGTCCTAAGGTTTTTGACAAGCTTTGGCCGTATATGGAGGCTGAGAGCAATGGCAGTCACAATGCG TTGATGAAAGCATGGGATCCAAAACTGCATCAAGCTTGGAAGCCCAGTGGCATCAGCAATTACTCTGATGCAG AATTGCCAGAGTCTAATGGTTTCCTTATAATTGAAGCAAATGGTGGTTTGAATCAACAACGCTTATCG ATATGCGATGCAGTTGCTGTGGCAGGATTGCTGAATGCTACTTTGGTCATTCCATTTTTTCATCTAAATAGTGTTTGGAGAGATTCCAG TAAATTTGGAGAAATATTTGATGAAGATTTCTTCATACATGCACTTAAGAATAATGTGAAAGTAGTTCGAGAGCTCCCAAGTGATGTACTTGAGCAGTTTGATAATAACATAAGCAGCATAGTAAACTTAAGGGTAAAAGCTTGGTCCAGCCCGACCTACTATCTTCAGAAGGTTCTTCCAAAGCTGAGGCATATGAG GGCAGTACGTATTGCACCTTTCTCCAACAGGTTGGCACATGCAGTTCCTCCAAATATCCAGGGTCTTAGATGCTTAGCCAATTTTGAAGCCCTGAGGTTTTCAGAATCCATAAGAACGCTTGCAGAGCAGATGGTTGATCGGATGATCAAGAATAGTTCTCAAAGTGGGGGAAAATATGTCTCGGTGCATCTGCGGTTTGAAACG gaTATGGTTGCATTTTCATGCTGTGAGTATGATGGTGGGGAAGAAGAGAAACGAGAGATGGATATTGCACGAGAAAGTGCCTGGAGAGGAAAATTTAGGAGAAGGGGTAGAGTAATAAGGCCAGGAGCAAATCGTGTGGATGGAAAATGCCCTTTAACTCCATTGGAG GTAGGGATGATGCTTAGGGGAATGGGTTTTGATAATACCACCTCAGTATATGTCGCAGCGGGTAATATTTATAAAGCAGAGAAGTATATGGCTCCACTTAAACAGATGTTTCCACGTTTAGAAACGAAGGACACATTAGCTACAACTGAAGAACTTGTGCCTTTTAAG GGCCACTCATCTAGGTTGGCTGCTCTTGACTACACGGTTTGCCTGCATAGTGAAGTCTTTGTCACAACACAAGGTGGGAACTTTCCACACTTTTTAATGGGTCACAGGCGCTATTTGTATGGAGGGCATGCCAAGACAATCAATCCTGACAAGAGAAAGTTAGCTCTCTTATTTGATAAACCCAGTATCAG ATGGGAAGTCTTCAAGCGACAGATGCAAAATATGCTTCGCCACAGTGATGTGAAGGGCTCTGAATTAAGAAAGCCCAGTGCATCACTTTACACATTTCCCATGCCAGATTGCATGTGTAAACAAACTGAAGCTAGACAACAAGACAGTGACAGTTGA
- the LOC118056479 gene encoding O-fucosyltransferase 9 isoform X2 — translation MHGYSRLGNAGATGRAVTTTPTPSPPSSPRLRHSRSSGKSNSSPGGGGKQHVVERLMFMVVTVVLRRRGLLLFAPLLYVAGMVLYMGSLNFDVNLKNGGVVVRKRAPPGTVYRSPKVFDKLWPYMEAESNGSHNALMKAWDPKLHQAWKPSGISNYSDAELPESNGFLIIEANGGLNQQRLSICDAVAVAGLLNATLVIPFFHLNSVWRDSSKFGEIFDEDFFIHALKNNVKVVRELPSDVLEQFDNNISSIVNLRVKAWSSPTYYLQKVLPKLRHMRAVRIAPFSNRLAHAVPPNIQGLRCLANFEALRFSESIRTLAEQMVDRMIKNSSQSGGKYVSVHLRFETDMVAFSCCEYDGGEEEKREMDIARESAWRGKFRRRGRVIRPGANRVDGKCPLTPLEVGMMLRGMGFDNTTSVYVAAGNIYKAEKYMAPLKQMFPRLETKDTLATTEELVPFKGHSSRLAALDYTVCLHSEVFVTTQGGNFPHFLMGHRRYLYGGHAKTINPDKRKLALLFDKPSIRWEVFKRQMQNMLRHSDVKGSELRKPSASLYTFPMPDCMCKQTEARQQDSDS, via the exons ATGCACGGCTACAGTCGCCTCGGAAACGCCGGGGCCACCGGCCGCGCTGTCACAACCACCCCCACGCCGTCTCCTCCTTCCTCACCTCGCCTCCGTCACAGCCGCAGCAGCGGAAAGAGCAATTCGTCTCCTGGCGGTG GGGGGAAGCAGCATGTGGTGGAGAGGTTGATGTTTATGGTGGTGACGGTGGTTTTGAGGCGAAGAGGATTGTTGCTGTTTGCGCCATTGCTGTATGTTGCAGGGATGGTTTTGTATATGGGTTCTTTGAATTTTGATGTTAATCTGAAAAATGGCGGTGTTGTTGTACGGAAACGTGCACCTCCTGGTACGGTGTACCGGAGTCCTAAGGTTTTTGACAAGCTTTGGCCGTATATGGAGGCTGAGAGCAATGGCAGTCACAATGCG TTGATGAAAGCATGGGATCCAAAACTGCATCAAGCTTGGAAGCCCAGTGGCATCAGCAATTACTCTGATGCAG AATTGCCAGAGTCTAATGGTTTCCTTATAATTGAAGCAAATGGTGGTTTGAATCAACAACGCTTATCG ATATGCGATGCAGTTGCTGTGGCAGGATTGCTGAATGCTACTTTGGTCATTCCATTTTTTCATCTAAATAGTGTTTGGAGAGATTCCAG TAAATTTGGAGAAATATTTGATGAAGATTTCTTCATACATGCACTTAAGAATAATGTGAAAGTAGTTCGAGAGCTCCCAAGTGATGTACTTGAGCAGTTTGATAATAACATAAGCAGCATAGTAAACTTAAGGGTAAAAGCTTGGTCCAGCCCGACCTACTATCTTCAGAAGGTTCTTCCAAAGCTGAGGCATATGAG GGCAGTACGTATTGCACCTTTCTCCAACAGGTTGGCACATGCAGTTCCTCCAAATATCCAGGGTCTTAGATGCTTAGCCAATTTTGAAGCCCTGAGGTTTTCAGAATCCATAAGAACGCTTGCAGAGCAGATGGTTGATCGGATGATCAAGAATAGTTCTCAAAGTGGGGGAAAATATGTCTCGGTGCATCTGCGGTTTGAAACG gaTATGGTTGCATTTTCATGCTGTGAGTATGATGGTGGGGAAGAAGAGAAACGAGAGATGGATATTGCACGAGAAAGTGCCTGGAGAGGAAAATTTAGGAGAAGGGGTAGAGTAATAAGGCCAGGAGCAAATCGTGTGGATGGAAAATGCCCTTTAACTCCATTGGAG GTAGGGATGATGCTTAGGGGAATGGGTTTTGATAATACCACCTCAGTATATGTCGCAGCGGGTAATATTTATAAAGCAGAGAAGTATATGGCTCCACTTAAACAGATGTTTCCACGTTTAGAAACGAAGGACACATTAGCTACAACTGAAGAACTTGTGCCTTTTAAG GGCCACTCATCTAGGTTGGCTGCTCTTGACTACACGGTTTGCCTGCATAGTGAAGTCTTTGTCACAACACAAGGTGGGAACTTTCCACACTTTTTAATGGGTCACAGGCGCTATTTGTATGGAGGGCATGCCAAGACAATCAATCCTGACAAGAGAAAGTTAGCTCTCTTATTTGATAAACCCAGTATCAG ATGGGAAGTCTTCAAGCGACAGATGCAAAATATGCTTCGCCACAGTGATGTGAAGGGCTCTGAATTAAGAAAGCCCAGTGCATCACTTTACACATTTCCCATGCCAGATTGCATGTGTAAACAAACTGAAGCTAGACAACAAGACAGTGACAGTTGA
- the LOC118056481 gene encoding uncharacterized protein: protein MFLTQTSEPPVSPAKKMACIISSCAALSTQSLLSADSLPTSSTRSIKPNSLSWGSSFPTIHISISINNNNNPSSLNKTSFIQAAWTRRSRGELAKKPNKKSWKQRTDMYMRPFLLNVFFSRRFIQAKVMHRGTSKVVSVATTNAKDLRHSLPSLTDHNACRIVGKLIAERSKEADVYAMSYEPRKDERIEGKLGIVIDTIKENGIIFV, encoded by the exons ATGTTTTTGACTCAAACGAGTGAGCCACCAGTTAGTCCCGCGAAGAAGATGGCCTGCATAATATCTTCTTGTGCAGCTCTTTCAACTCAATCACTTCTCTCCGCTGACTCACTCCCAACTAGCTCAACTCGCTCAATCAAACCCAATTCCCTTTCATGGGGCTCTTCATTTCCCACCATAcacatctccatctccatcaacaacaacaacaacccaTCCTCTCTCAACAAG ACTTCTTTCATTCAAGCTGCCTGGACAAGAAGATCTCGAGGTGAACTTGCCAAGAAACCTAACAAGAAATCGTGGAAACAGAGGACAGATATGTATATGAGGCCATTCTTactaaatgttttcttttcaaggAGATTTATCCAGGCAAAAGTGATGCACCGGGGAACAAGTAAAGTGGTATCCGTTGCTACCACAAATGCCAAGGATCTGAGACACAGTTTACCATCACTTACAGATCACAATGCCTGTAGAATTGTAGGGAAGCTCATTGCTGAGAGATCCAAGGAAGCTGATGTATATGCGATGTCTTATGAACCTAGAAAAGATGAGCGGATTGAAGGTAAACTTGGAATTGTTATTGATACCATTAAAGAGAATGGGATCATATTTGTTTAA